In one Musa acuminata AAA Group cultivar baxijiao chromosome BXJ2-5, Cavendish_Baxijiao_AAA, whole genome shotgun sequence genomic region, the following are encoded:
- the LOC108952863 gene encoding uncharacterized protein LOC108952863, translating into MAFLISQKPPSSSSLTSTYGDENQLPAGGSPVTSCLYLKPDSEGSGGGAERKPLDRDVVLRRIRHRKRVNQIRTALHSLRELEPGVDKDGEPHAWLDDAFSSP; encoded by the coding sequence ATGGCTTTCCTCATCTCCCAAaagcctccctcctcctcctcactaACATCCACTTATGGTGACGAGAACCAGCTTCCGGCCGGCGGAAGCCCGGTCACCAGTTGCCTCTACCTCAAGCCGGACTCCgaaggcagcggcggcggcgccgAGCGGAAGCCTCTCGACAGAGACGTTGTGCTGCGGCGGATCCGCCATCGGAAACGCGTCAACCAGATCCGGACTGCTCTCCATTCCCTGCGTGAGCTAGAGCCTGGCGTCGACAAGGACGGGGAGCCTCACGCATGGCTTGATGATGCCTTCTCCTCCCCTTGA